In a single window of the Luteolibacter yonseiensis genome:
- a CDS encoding superoxide dismutase, translating to MKNSSNIDRRHFVKLGTLAASATLLPSASRAAETAAAPYSLPPLPFAAEALEPHIDAKTMEIHHGKHHQAYITNLNTALAAAPQKVGGQPLQSLLADLSSVSDEALRTTVRNNGGGHWNHDFFWKSLSPADKSGKPSAELAKAIDAAFGSFDEFKKAFAASATKNFGSGWTWLVSQDGKLKITSTPNQDNPLMKGVVKENGTPLLGLDTWEHAYYLHYQNRRPDYIAAFWNVVNWQAVSGRFKA from the coding sequence ATGAAAAATTCATCCAACATCGACCGCCGTCATTTCGTGAAACTCGGCACCCTCGCGGCCTCGGCCACGCTCCTGCCTTCTGCCAGCCGGGCCGCTGAAACCGCCGCCGCGCCCTACAGCCTGCCGCCGCTGCCATTCGCCGCCGAGGCGCTCGAGCCGCACATCGATGCGAAAACGATGGAGATCCATCATGGCAAGCATCACCAGGCTTACATCACCAATCTGAATACCGCGCTTGCCGCGGCACCGCAGAAGGTGGGTGGCCAGCCACTCCAGTCCCTTCTCGCCGACCTTTCCTCCGTGTCGGACGAAGCGCTGCGCACCACGGTGCGTAACAATGGCGGTGGTCACTGGAACCACGATTTTTTCTGGAAATCCCTCTCGCCTGCCGACAAGTCCGGAAAACCATCCGCAGAACTCGCGAAAGCGATCGATGCCGCGTTCGGATCCTTCGACGAATTCAAGAAGGCATTCGCCGCCTCGGCCACCAAGAACTTCGGCTCGGGATGGACATGGCTGGTTTCGCAGGACGGCAAGCTCAAGATCACCAGCACACCGAACCAGGACAACCCGCTCATGAAGGGTGTCGTAAAGGAAAACGGCACACCTCTGCTCGGCCTGGATACCTGGGAGCACGCCTACTATCTCCACTATCAGAACCGCCGCCCCGACTACATCGCCGCTTTCTGGAACGTCGTCAACTGGCAGGCTGTTTCCGGGCGTTTCAAGGCCTGA
- a CDS encoding type III pantothenate kinase has protein sequence MPWLLIDNSNTRTKFALADKDRLLPWRGVLPTADISPESLRDLLEGVGFEATIICSVVPEKAAILDSWFSAKGPLHFLTASSPLGMGIDYPTPGQIGADRLANAAGLLTRHRVPAIIIDFGTAVTFDVISAEPAYCGGVIAPGLGAMSGYLTRKTALLPEIELEEPSSAIGKSTVHAMQVGAVIGYRGLVKEIIARICEELPGVPEIIATGGDAALIARGVAEIDTVDPDITLDGLRQVAARVFLTP, from the coding sequence ATGCCCTGGCTCCTCATCGACAACTCCAACACCCGTACCAAGTTCGCCCTGGCTGACAAGGACCGGCTCCTGCCATGGCGGGGAGTCCTGCCCACCGCGGATATTTCTCCGGAGAGCCTGCGGGACCTGCTTGAGGGTGTGGGTTTCGAAGCCACCATCATCTGTTCGGTAGTCCCCGAGAAGGCTGCCATCCTGGACTCCTGGTTTTCCGCAAAAGGTCCGCTCCATTTCCTCACCGCATCAAGCCCCCTGGGCATGGGTATCGATTATCCGACGCCCGGACAGATCGGCGCGGACCGTCTGGCCAACGCGGCCGGGCTTCTCACCCGCCACCGGGTGCCGGCCATCATCATCGACTTCGGCACCGCGGTCACATTCGACGTCATTTCCGCCGAGCCCGCCTATTGCGGCGGTGTCATCGCGCCCGGGCTCGGTGCGATGTCGGGCTACCTCACCCGCAAGACCGCGCTGCTGCCGGAAATCGAGCTTGAGGAGCCTTCCTCCGCCATCGGCAAATCGACCGTCCATGCCATGCAGGTCGGGGCGGTCATCGGCTATCGCGGGCTGGTGAAGGAGATCATCGCACGCATCTGCGAGGAGCTTCCCGGCGTGCCGGAAATCATCGCCACCGGTGGCGACGCGGCGCTCATTGCCAGAGGTGTGGCGGAGATCGACACGGTTGATCCCGACATCACTCTCGACGGCCTGCGGCAGGTCGCGGCCCGTGTTTTTTTAACCCCGTAA
- a CDS encoding ROK family protein, with product MSDSPLAIGIDFGGTTVKIAVVYQSHIIDQAPPIATQDFEGHEALIDAMVRVVEDLRARHHGIASVGVGMPGFVNFEKGLVYGLTNVPDWEAVPLKRILESKIDLPVSVDNDANCMAFAEWRCGAGRGYQNVVFASLGTGVGGAIIANGQMIRGMRHGAGEIGQSSIDYQGRVGHYGNRGSLEDYVGNSEITARAREAYTAAGIQKNLDECVPAALANAAHHGDTIAIAQWQETARMLATAMMNCCWLLNPEAIVIGGGVARAGELLFHPFKEHLFAQLSGPFKDGLMILPAAFGHEAGTIGAAALAREHASHRQVG from the coding sequence ATGAGCGACAGTCCCCTAGCCATCGGCATCGACTTCGGTGGAACCACCGTAAAAATTGCCGTCGTTTATCAAAGCCACATCATCGATCAGGCTCCACCCATCGCAACCCAGGATTTCGAAGGCCATGAGGCCTTGATCGATGCGATGGTGCGTGTGGTCGAGGACCTGCGTGCGCGGCACCACGGCATCGCATCCGTCGGCGTCGGCATGCCGGGGTTCGTGAATTTTGAAAAAGGCCTGGTTTACGGCCTTACCAACGTCCCTGACTGGGAGGCGGTTCCTCTCAAGAGAATCCTCGAATCCAAGATCGATCTCCCGGTTTCCGTCGATAACGACGCCAACTGCATGGCCTTCGCCGAATGGCGCTGCGGTGCGGGGCGTGGTTATCAGAACGTGGTTTTCGCCTCTCTCGGCACGGGTGTCGGCGGCGCCATCATCGCGAACGGGCAGATGATCCGCGGGATGCGCCACGGGGCGGGGGAGATCGGGCAGTCCTCCATCGATTACCAGGGCCGCGTGGGCCATTATGGGAACCGTGGCTCGTTGGAAGACTACGTCGGAAACAGCGAGATCACCGCCCGCGCCCGCGAGGCCTACACGGCCGCAGGCATCCAGAAAAACCTCGATGAATGCGTGCCGGCGGCCCTCGCCAACGCGGCCCACCACGGCGACACCATCGCCATCGCACAGTGGCAGGAAACGGCCAGGATGCTCGCCACCGCCATGATGAATTGCTGCTGGCTGCTGAATCCGGAAGCGATCGTCATCGGGGGAGGCGTCGCCCGTGCCGGCGAGCTGCTTTTCCATCCTTTCAAGGAGCATCTTTTCGCCCAGCTTTCCGGTCCCTTCAAGGACGGGCTGATGATCCTTCCCGCCGCTTTCGGTCACGAGGCGGGCACCATCGGGGCCGCCGCGCTCGCCCGGGAACATGCGAGCCACCGTCAAGTTGGTTGA